The genomic DNA AAACCAATAATATCTCTTTTTgacaacgaagaagaaaaaggtggCAGAATTTGATTGCAATTTCGATAATCATGAAGAGGCGTTTGGAAACGATGAAACCATATTCGTCAAGGGATTCGATTGTTCCGTTTCTAGGGATGATATCAAGAGCTCATTGGAAAAACACTTCGGTTCATGTGGAGAGatctttagggtttttgttccgTTTGAGTGCCAAACCGGTTCTCCCTTGGGGTTTGTGactttaattctttttaaaaaacttctttGAAGTTACAATGCAATCGTGGACagttatttattttggttttcagATATGCGTTCATTGATCTGAAGAATGACGCAAAGGCATTAACACTAGATGGAAGTTATTTGGGAAGTCTGAAGCTTGAGGTTGCCATGACTAGCTCTAGAAAAGAATTTCTTAGGTTTCCTAACTTAAGAGGGTGTGCACGTTGTCCCATTAATGTGAAACATCGCAACTACAACGAGTTCGTGAGAACTTGTGGTGGTCGTATTGCGCCCTGgtacataaatttattttgttcttgatttattGAATCGAATGTAActtcttattaattaattttgttatcttttttgcTCTTTGCAGGACACCTGAGCTCGCTCAGGACATCGCTGAGTTCCAGCAGGATCTCGCTGAGCTTCGTAAGCAAAaacgttaaaaacaaaaaaaacttgcgACTCTTTCTGAGCGGAAAACCAGAGCTAATAATAATATCGGTCGTTTCATCCTGctacttgtttatattttttatgtctTCAAGAAAACTCTTGCTATTTTAGTTTCATAATTATTTATGCCTAAGTCTAATTATTAAACTTTCTTTGATTCTTGTTACGAAACTTACatttttagtttgaaaattaatttagtttttattatgaGCTTTGATTATGAAAACGAAAATCCAACTGATTGCTTGTTTAATTTTGCTCCTTCTCGAATCGACTTAGTGAGTTTTGGATTCAAGTCTGACCTAATATAGGTAATTGGGCGGTTTTTTCGGTATGTGAAGACGGAGACTGTTATTATGTCTTCATTCCTCCTAATTCCTATATGCATGTGTGCAATATCATATgggattattatttttgtagtttatatcCACACTATCTTGAATTGTATCAAATCCAAAtatgattacaaaaataaaataaaaatcaatcaaaacaataataaacaatCAACATGGGCATATATATTAGGCCCATTTAGTGTCAAAACTTTAACAgaacctctgttttttttttttggttttcttcagATGGTTCAGACTCAGAGTAGAGCTTCCGAGCTTCGTTTGTCAGAGACACGTGGCACTTCATTCAGCACCTCTGTGTCAAAGCACCGTGAAACCATGGCGACGCGTGAGACGCTGGCGGCGTTTAAACCCTTTCTCCAAAATCtcatctttccttttcttcgtcttcttcttcttctccgttgtGGTCTTAGTATCGTTTTGGCGAAACACGAGAGACTGACTGAAGTATCATGAAAACAGTTTCATTGGGTGCGGGTAAGAAACACAAGAGGAACAAGAACATAAGATTCCTGAAGAGTATCGTGGCTTACCTCAAATCCGATGATTACACGTTCGCTCCTCTGTTTTCCAATTCCCCACCGTTCACGACGGAGGTAAATACGCCTCCGCCGTCGAATTCGAAGTCGGACAACATCTCCCTGACAGGTACTGTTAGGACTCGTGTGTTCTCTCGAGTGTGTATTTGCTAACGATTAGAATGTGATGTGATTCGGTGTGCTACTCTGTTTTTGGATATTAGGGTTGGAGTCATTAGGGTATGAGAGggtaattaagaagaagaagaagagaacaatgtCTGAGAAAGCTAAGGGATATCTAAAATCTGATTGTCACATGTACGGACAAGTGATCTCACTTCCAAATCTTGGTTCTGCTTCACTTAAAGGTGagagcttttgtttttgtctgtttttgttttacctCTTTGATAGATGCAACTAAGGTTGTAGCGTTAGCTGTCTAGTTAGGTGGGTTTATAACTAATTTGAACTAGACTTATCTTATAGATTCTGCGTTTGGGgctgagatatttttttttttgaatcaggGCAATTGCAAATAACACAAATTTGGTCAACCATGGAAGTATCAACGAGTAGTACAACCTTAAGGGGAAATGACAGCATTTATAGGAATCTCAGGTCAGATATTTCAGAACAGACATTGCATAATGGAAGGATCAACTCTCCAAAACGAGGATTGGTTATCTTAGAAGGACAACGAGGTAGACTAAGCCGTGAAACAGATCTTTCATCAGCCTTTTTCTCTCTACCAGGTATGTTTGGTTGATTGCCCCAAGCCCCCAATCATGTTATGTAATGGAActtgttaatgattttttaaaaaacataatagGACTACGAAACAAGTAACACAAGTTTAATCCTTCACTAAATCACTAGTAAGATGTCGATAAGCATAAATGTTAATCGGAGTGTCTGAGGTGAGTGTTAAGGTTCTTAGACCAATTAGTTAAGTTGGGAGAGATTAGGGACTCTAGAACTAACG from Camelina sativa cultivar DH55 chromosome 2, Cs, whole genome shotgun sequence includes the following:
- the LOC104735498 gene encoding polyadenylate-binding protein 2-like, which codes for MAIRIREIDKDVKFVFKKKKKVAEFDCNFDNHEEAFGNDETIFVKGFDCSVSRDDIKSSLEKHFGSCGEIFRVFVPFECQTGSPLGYAFIDLKNDAKALTLDGSYLGSLKLEVAMTSSRKEFLRFPNLRGCARCPINVKHRNYNEFVRTCGGRIAPWTPELAQDIAEFQQDLAELRKQKR
- the LOC104735508 gene encoding uncharacterized protein LOC104735508, with amino-acid sequence MKTVSLGAGKKHKRNKNIRFLKSIVAYLKSDDYTFAPLFSNSPPFTTEVNTPPPSNSKSDNISLTGLESLGYERVIKKKKKRTMSEKAKGYLKSDCHMYGQVISLPNLGSASLKGQLQITQIWSTMEVSTSSTTLRGNDSIYRNLRSDISEQTLHNGRINSPKRGLVILEGQRGRLSRETDLSSAFFSLPEEKMVKPDQRRVTME